A region from the Vicia villosa cultivar HV-30 ecotype Madison, WI linkage group LG3, Vvil1.0, whole genome shotgun sequence genome encodes:
- the LOC131661830 gene encoding uncharacterized protein At1g66480-like, protein MGNVMIRRSKKAKVMKINGETFKLKTPARANDVVKHYPGHALLDSQAVKQFGLRAKPLEPYQELKPKKIYFLVELPKLQPEPVPRRARSTGLRGMNAMERLDFLMLSKRSVSDVSLVKRSSLGDGGPGLVRDGSTRVKMRLPKAQLDRLMEESCDGTEVAEKILSLYMGNNAAVEGGGEVNEAKIEMNNQRSRRKRVSFSPVEEGEIHEEAAAQ, encoded by the exons ATGGGAAACGTTATGATTAGAAGAAGCAAAAAAGCAAAGGTGATGAAAATAAACGGAGAAACCTTCAAGCTAAAAACTCCCGCTAGAGCAAACGACGTCGTTAAGCACTACCCCGGTCACGCTCTCCTCGACTCACAAGCCGTTAAACAGTTCGGGCTTCGGGCCAAGCCGCTTGAGCCCTATCAAGAACTAAAGCCCAAGAAAATATATTTCTTAGTTGAATTACCCAAGCTTCAGCCCGAGCCGGTGCCACGTAGGGCGCGATCTACTGGTTTACGTGGCATGAATGCTATGGAGAGGCTCGATTTTTTGATGTTGTCGAAACGGAGCGTTTCGGATGTTTCTTTGGTGAAGCGGTCTAGTTTGGGTGATGGTGGACCGGGTTTGGTTCGTGATGGGTCGACTCGGGTGAAAATGAGGCTGCCGAAGGCGCAATTGGATAGGTTGATGGAGGAGAGTTGCGACGGAACGGAGGTGGCGGAGAAGATTTTGAGTTTGTACATGGGGAATAATGCCGCCGTGGAGGGTGGTGGTGAGGTAAATGAAGCCAAAATTGAGATGAATAATCAAAGGTCACGAAGg aAACGAGTGAGTTTCAGTCCGGTGGAAGAAGGTGAAATTCATGAAGAAGCAGCTGCTCAATAG
- the LOC131656068 gene encoding uncharacterized protein LOC131656068 → MDFSKGSTRTNKASVFFFTMVAKGIPGCVQCGTRSNPCRCKVVGPTLGFVAFVAAAAVEWPVGALLYYCFKHMKGRKIMAHPATVIYPKVINAIPI, encoded by the coding sequence ATGGATTTTTCTAAAGGTTCAACAAGAACAAATAAAGCATCAGTGTTCTTCTTTACGATGGTTGCAAAAGGGATTCCAGGTTGTGTGCAATGTGGCACAAGGAGTAACCCATGCCGGTGTAAGGTGGTGGGGCCTACACTCGGGTTTGTGGCGTTTGTTGCAGCGGCGGCGGTGGAGTGGCCGGTGGGGGCTTTGCTGTACTATTGTTTTAAGCACATGAAGGGTCGCAAAATCATGGCTCATCCTGCCACTGTTATATACCCGAAAGTCATCAATGCCATCCCCATCTAA
- the LOC131656067 gene encoding uncharacterized protein LOC131656067 codes for MAPRFPIVRDQKRKTSDSSSSVPNFDSDRFRSKKCEEYYVTTRKRGMLLRVKPNWRRLRVQNQMPDTDMQKWDSILHEMEVLRRKCQIGMENDQRIEDLLRNLWQALNLNVIPMRKRTAEDVDEFVNWKPFQGHPIGSQEDDTEEEYESEGSQEDDDSEEEGESEEYETKKAVIFHNREALLRLGQVYTESRQRLKDISRQMYEGLRRNDPPITDMKDEEIAWMVKWMETFYKTFFNT; via the coding sequence ATGGCTCCCAGATTTCCTATTGTAAgagatcaaaagaggaagacaagTGACTCATCATCGAGCGTACCTAACTTTGACAGTGACCGATTTCGCTCTAAGAAGTGTGAAGAGTATTATGTGACTACGCGTAAACGGGGAATGCTTCTAAGGGTGAAGCCAAATTGGAGGCGTCTTAGGGTTCAAAACCAAATGCCTGATACAGATATGCAAAAATGGGATTCTATTCTCCATGAAATGGAAGTCTTGCGTCGCAAGTGTCAAATTGGTATGGAGAATGACCAGAGAATAGAAGATCTCTTGAGAAATTTGTGGCAAGCGCTCAACCTCAATGTCATACCGATGAGAAAAAGGACAGCGGAGGATGTTGATGAGTTTGTAAACTGGAAACCATTTCAAGGGCATCCTATAGGGAGTCAAGAAGATGATACAGAAGAGGAATATGAAAGTGAAGGGAGTCAAGAAGATGATGATTCAGAAGAGGAAGGTGAAAGTGAAGAATACGAGACGAAAAAGGCTGTTATTTTCCATAACCGAGAAGCCCTACTAAGATTGGGACAAGTGTACACAGAGAGTAGGCAGAGATTGAAAGACATCTCAAGACAGATGTATGAAGGCCTTCGCCGTAATGACCCGCCCATAACTGACATGAAAGATGAGGAAATTGCTTGGATGGTGAAATGGATGGAGACCTTCTACAAGACATTCTTCAATACCTAA
- the LOC131661829 gene encoding inositol 1,3,4-trisphosphate 5/6-kinase 4-like gives MGVVKGVILDESVLLDGENDDKNVSSLQPGVESLIKTLFLSRTRIGIAYTVDLPNDKVSILKRIASLYSLHCFILNDPVNEVAMPEWCNTENESVIYLVSSKKLLLRKLRSYNWLVVVLNVGGENESGSSRESNTPNIDNLAELPLNICRLNKKLTGNNFLTVGYTMKPSRVEDFAKRGAFPLSPTENGLMFVPLMATLPLASQLKDVDIVLHKATDEILSVEENKLTFTPKMQELQRYLDQNQDFCVVDPLVNIYPILDRLEIQQVLLGLLELNTVGSCLIRGARFLKVYNFSEVNFASELTEAGLSLPCIVKPNVACGVSDAHKMAIVFRIEDFKSINVPLPAVIQEYVDHSSTLYKFYVLGEKVFYAVKKSIPNADILMKSSSGDDLKPLEFDSLKSLPTAESTVVDSGASNESIDLKLVTDAANWLRKRLSLTIFGFDVVIQEGTHDHVIVDVNYLPSFKEVPDDISIPAFWAAIRNKFDSMVSKQARA, from the coding sequence ATGGGTGTAGTGAAGGGTGTTATATTGGATGAATCAGTACTCTTGGATGGAGAAAATGATGATAAAAATGTATCATCACTACAGCCAGGAGTTGAATCTCTCATCAAAACACTCTTTTTGTCCCGAACACGTATTGGAATCGCTTATACCGTTGATCTTCCGAACGATAAGGTTAGTATTCTAAAAAGAATAGCTAGTTTATACTCACTTCATTGCTTTATCTTAAATGACCCTGTAAACGAAGTTGCTATGCCTGAATGGTGTAATACTGAGAATGAGAGTGTTATTTATCTGGTTTCGAGTAAGAAGTTGTTGTTACGTAAATTAAGAAGCTATAATTGGTTGGTTGTTGTTCTGAATGTTGGAGGTGAAAATGAAAGTGGCAGTTCTCGTGAATCCAACACTCCAAATATTGATAACCTAGCAGAGTTGCCATTGAACATTTGTCGGTTAAATAAAAAGTTAACCGGAAACAATTTCTTGACTGTGGGTTATACAATGAAGCCTTCTCGTGTTGAAGATTTTGCGAAGAGGGGTGCGTTCCCTTTGTCTCCTACAGAAAATGGTTTAATGTTTGTGCCTCTTATGGCCACGCTTCCTTTAGCGTCTCAGTTAAAAGATGTTGACATTGTTCTTCATAAAGCCACTGATGAAATTTTATCCGTTGAAGAGAACAAACTTACGTTTACACCAAAAATGCAAGAACTGCAAAGGTATTTGGATCAGAATCAGGATTTCTGTGTGGTTGATCCATTGGTTAACATTTATCCTATATTGGATCGGCTAGAAATTCAACAAGTTCTACTTGGCTTGTTAGAACTGAATACCGTAGGTAGTTGTTTGATAAGAGGGGCCCGTTTTCTGAAGGTTTATAATTTTAGCGAAGTGAATTTTGCATCTGAATTAACGGAAGCTGGATTATCTCTTCCGTGTATAGTGAAACCTAATGTTGCTTGTGGTGTCAGTGATGCTCATAAGATGGCAATAGTTTTCAGAATTGAAGATTTTAAGAGTATAAACGTTCCTCTACCAGCTGTTATTCAGGAATATGTGGATCATTCGTCCACTTTATACAAGTTTTATGTCTTGGGTGAGAAAGTTTTCTATGCTGTCAAAAAGTCGATACCAAATGCTGATATTTTGATGAAATCATCTAGTGGTGATGATCTCAAACCTCTAGAGTTTGATAGTTTGAAATCTCTACCCACCGCCGAAAGCACTGTCGTGGATTCTGGAGCTAGTAACGAGTCTATTGACCTTAAGCTGGTTACAGATGCTGCAAATTGGCTTAGGAAAAGGCTTAGTCTCACAATCTTTGGTTTCGATGTTGTTATTCAAGAAGGAACTCATGATCATGTAATTGTCGATGTAAACTACCTCCCATCTTTTAAGGAAGTACCTGATGACATCTCTATCCCTGCCTTCTGGGCAGCCATTAGAAATAAATTTGACAGTATGGTTTCTAAACAAGCACGTGCTTGA